In Elgaria multicarinata webbii isolate HBS135686 ecotype San Diego chromosome 15, rElgMul1.1.pri, whole genome shotgun sequence, one genomic interval encodes:
- the LOC134409034 gene encoding rho-related GTP-binding protein RhoG-like isoform X1, which translates to MECQDSSLQSKRMQTIKCVVVGDGAVGKTCLLISYTTNAFPEEYIPTVFDNYSAQMTVDGRVVSLNLWDTAGQEEYDRLRTLSYPQTNVFVICFSIGSPSSYANVRHKWHPEVSHHCPNVPILLVGTKRDLRSNVEMVKKLKEQSLGPTTPQQGTSLAKQIGAVKYLECSALNQEGVREVFAEAVRAVLYPVTKKNSKKCLLL; encoded by the exons ATGGAGTGCCAG GACTCTTCCCTTCAAAGCAAAAGAATGCAGACCATCAAGTGCGTGGTCGTTGGAGATGGTGCTGTGGGAAAGACCTGCCTGCTCATCAGCTACACCACAAACGCATTCCCCGAGGAATATATCCCCACAGTGTTTGATAACTACAGCGCTCAGATGACTGTGGATGGCAGGGTGGTTAGCCTGAATCTCTGGGACACGGCGGGCCAGGAGGAATATGACCGCCTGCGCACCCTTTCCTATCCTCAGACCAACGTGTTCGTCATCTGCTTTTCCATCGGGAGCCCATCCTCGTACGCAAACGTGCGGCACAAGTGGCACCCCGAGGTGTCTCACCATTGCCCGAACGTGCCGATTCTTCTCGTCGGCACCAAGAGGGACTTGAGAAGCAATGTGGAGATGGTGAAAAAGCTGAAGGAGCAGAGCCTGGGCCCCACCACCCCGCAGCAGGGGACGTCGCTGGCCAAACAGATTGGAGCGGTCAAATACTTGGAATGCTCAGCGCTGAACCAGGAGGGGGTGAGAGAAGTGTTTGCTGAAGCTGTGCGCGCCGTTTTGTATCCTGTGACAAAGAAGAACTCCAAGAAGTGTCTTCTGTTGTAG
- the LOC134409034 gene encoding rho-related GTP-binding protein RhoG-like isoform X2 has protein sequence MQTIKCVVVGDGAVGKTCLLISYTTNAFPEEYIPTVFDNYSAQMTVDGRVVSLNLWDTAGQEEYDRLRTLSYPQTNVFVICFSIGSPSSYANVRHKWHPEVSHHCPNVPILLVGTKRDLRSNVEMVKKLKEQSLGPTTPQQGTSLAKQIGAVKYLECSALNQEGVREVFAEAVRAVLYPVTKKNSKKCLLL, from the coding sequence ATGCAGACCATCAAGTGCGTGGTCGTTGGAGATGGTGCTGTGGGAAAGACCTGCCTGCTCATCAGCTACACCACAAACGCATTCCCCGAGGAATATATCCCCACAGTGTTTGATAACTACAGCGCTCAGATGACTGTGGATGGCAGGGTGGTTAGCCTGAATCTCTGGGACACGGCGGGCCAGGAGGAATATGACCGCCTGCGCACCCTTTCCTATCCTCAGACCAACGTGTTCGTCATCTGCTTTTCCATCGGGAGCCCATCCTCGTACGCAAACGTGCGGCACAAGTGGCACCCCGAGGTGTCTCACCATTGCCCGAACGTGCCGATTCTTCTCGTCGGCACCAAGAGGGACTTGAGAAGCAATGTGGAGATGGTGAAAAAGCTGAAGGAGCAGAGCCTGGGCCCCACCACCCCGCAGCAGGGGACGTCGCTGGCCAAACAGATTGGAGCGGTCAAATACTTGGAATGCTCAGCGCTGAACCAGGAGGGGGTGAGAGAAGTGTTTGCTGAAGCTGTGCGCGCCGTTTTGTATCCTGTGACAAAGAAGAACTCCAAGAAGTGTCTTCTGTTGTAG